The sequence below is a genomic window from Streptomyces sp. NBC_00582.
ATGCAGGGGGACTCAACGTTCAAATCCTCTCTGCTCATACACCCTCCGTGCAAAATGTCCCTGGGCAGAGGGGTATCGACCTTGCCTATCGTCTTAACCGGCAACTTGCAGATGGGCCAATCGCCAAATATCCGGACCGCTTCAAGGCTTTCGCCACCTTGCCCTTGCAGAGCCCGGAGGCGGCGGCGGACGAATTGGAACGCTCGGTTCGGGAAGATGGCTTCTTGGGCGCACTGACCAACGGACACATCGCGAAGAAGTATCTCGATCATCCCGATTTCGAGCCTGTGCTGGCACGTGCCGTTGCTCTCGATGTGCCGATCTACCTGCATCCCGGCTATCCAGCTGACGAGGTCTTCAAGATCTACTACAGCACCACACGGTCTAAATACACGGAAGAGTTCCAAGACTACATTTTCAGTGGGTCTGGATATGGCTGGCACCAGGAGGTGCTGACCCAATGCATTCGGATGATCACGTACGGGGTTTTCGACAGGTTCCCCAAACTGAAAATCATCATCGGCCACATGGGCGAAGGTCTTCCCTTCTACTACGAGCGGATCGTCAATGACATGGGCGAGCCGACCAAAGACTCGCTCGAGAAGCCCATCGCGCAATACTTCAAGGACAACTTCTGGGTCACAACCAGCGCATTCCCCCAGACCGAACTGCTCGATCTCCTGCTGAAGTACATAAGCGTGGATCGAGTGATGTTCGCAACCGACTACCCGTTTGCGGACATAAAGGAGCAGACCGACTGGTTCCGCGGAGTCGATTTGCCACGCGAAGACAAAGAAAAGATCGCATTCCGAAATGCAGCGAAATTGTTCAGAATGAACGTGCCCGTGAAGTGATACGCCAGCGTCGGCCGGAGTGAAAGAATGCTTTGCTGTAAGGCGAGAGTACGGCCGACGTATGCGATGCGCGGCTGCCCCACAACGCGGTCTCATACAGGCTCTTCTGGTAACGTGACCTTTACGGACGCGTTCGGGCAGGCGGCCAACTCCTGTGTGAGGGCTGCCGGTTCCGCCTCAACGACGGCGAGCTGCCAGCACATCTCCTTCGTCGCACAGTCTGTGATGTACGTGCACCGGTCGAGGGCAGTCACTGGGCCGGGTCTCGGTCCCCTTCGATCTATTTGTGGCCCGCCGATACCACCCGCAGGGACCGCGGATCACCGAGTCGTTCGCGTAGCACTCCCGCTCGGCCGCAGACCACGTCGAAGCGCCGGGGTTCCAGGCTTCGGACAGCGGCGCGACGCGGTGGATGTCTAGCCTCTGTGCGTCGTCCGGGCAGGGGTCGACGGGGCCGTTTGGTCCGCTACTGGTCCGGGAGAATTCGCTTGAGACGCCAATCGTGGCACGAGGCGCTTAGGTGATCACGGAGAGTAATGTAGGTGCAGGGGTTGCCTGGAGTGGAACGGAGTCTCCAGGCAACCGACTTGAGACTCTAGAAGAACCCAAGTTTCTTTGGACTGTATGAAACGAGAAGGTTCTTCGTCTGCTGGTAGTGCTCCAGCATCATCTTGTGGGTCTCCCGGCCGATCCCCGACTGCTTGTACCCGCCGAAGGCGGCATGCGCCGGGTAGGCGTGGTAGCAGTTGGTCCAGACGCGGCCCGCCTGGATCGCCCGGCCCGCGCGGTACGCCGTGTTGATGTCCCGCGTCCACACGCCGGCCCCGAGGCCGTACAGCGTGTCGTTGGCGATCTTGATGGCGTCGTCGAAGTCGTCGAAGGAGGCCACCGAGACGACCGGACCGAAGATCTCCTCCTGGAAGACACGCATCCGGTTGTCGCCCTCGAAGATCGTCGGCTGAACGTAGTAGCCGCCCTTCAACTCACCGTCGTACTCGGCGCGTTCCCCGCCGGTGAGCACCTTGGCGCCTTCCTGCCGGCCGATGTCGATGTAGGACAGGATCTTCGACAGCTGCTCGCTGGACGCCTGCGCGCCGATCATCGTGTCGGTGTCGAGCGGGTTGCCGGGCTTGATCAGCTCCGTGCGGGCGACGGCCGCCTGGAGGAAGTCGCCGTAGTTCCCGCGCTGGATCAGACCGCGGGACGGACAGGTGCACACCTCGCCCTGGTTCAGCGCGAACATGGTGAACCCCTCGAGGGCCTTGTCGCGCAGGTCGTCGTCCTTCTCCCACACGTCGTCGAAGAAGATGTTCGGCGACTTGCCGCCCAGCTCCAGCGTGACGGGTTTCAGGTTCTCCGCGGCGTACTGCATGATCAGCCGGCCCGTGGACGTCTCACCGGTGAACGCCACCTTCGCCACGCGCGGGCTGGACGCGAGCGGCTTGCCCGCCTCCGGGCCGAAGCCGTTGACGATGTTCACCACGCCCGGCGGCAGCAGATCCGCGACGAGGCTCATCCAGTAGTGCAGGGAGACCGGGGTCTGCTCGGCCGGCTTGATGACCACCGCGTTGCCGGCCGCGAGCGCCGGCGCCAGCTTCCACGTGGCCATCAGGATCGGGAAGTTCCACGGGATGATCTGCGCGACCACCCCGAGCGGCTCGTGGAAGTGGTACGCCACGGTGTCGTCGTCGACCTCGCTGAGCGACCCCTCCTGCGCGCGCACCGCCCCCGCGAAGTAGCGGAAGTGGTCGATCGCCAGCGGGATGTCAGCCGCCAGCGTCTCCCGGACCGGCTTGCCGTTCTCCCAGCTCTCCGCGACCGCGAGGGGCTCCAGGTAGGCCTCCATCCGGTCGGCGATCTTCAGCAGGATGTCCGAGCGCTCGGTCGCCGACGTGCGCCCCCATCCCGGCGCGGCCGCGTGTGCCGCGTCGAGCGCCCGCTCCACGTCCTCCGCCGTGCCACGGGCCACCTCGGTGAAGGGCTGCCCGTTGACCGGAGACGGGTTCTCGAAGTACTGCCCACGGGCCGGCGGCACGTACTCGCCGCCGATGAAGTGGTCGTAGCGCGCCTGGTAGGAGACGATCGCGCCCTCGGTGCCGGGCGCCGCGTAACGGGTCATGCCGGTGTGCCTCCCTCAGCAGGGCCGCCCGCCGTTGGACGGCTCTGAGCGGAGGCTAGGGATCCGGACGTTGCAGCAACGTTGCGGTGATCCCCACGGCCCCTGTCGGGGCGACGGCCCCCACCGCCCAGGCCGCCTGGAAGGGCCCTAGCGGTGCAGCCGGCCCTTCGGCGCCGCCAGTTCCTCTTCCAGCGCCGTCAGGCGCGCCCGTGTCGCCGCCGTGGGGCGGGCCGCCGCCAGCGCCCGCCAGACGTCCAGGTCGTCCTCGCCCCACGGCGCGTGCGCCCAGTCCGCCAGGAGGTCGGGGTCCTGACCGGCGATCAGGGCGGCGCGCAGTCCGTCGGCGAGGCGCTGTCGCAGCCGTACGACCGCCGGAGCCTGCGACGCGGGCAACAGCGGCCCGGAGTACGCCGCGGCGGCGGCCGTCACCGCGCCGGACGCCAGCCGCCGTTCGACGATCGCGACGTCCGACTCCAGGCGAACCGTGAGCCGGTACGGACGCGAGACCAGCAGCCCCGGGCCGAGCACCCCGCGCAGTCTGGCGAGTTCCGCCCGCAGGGTCACCGGCGTCACCGACTCGTCCTCGTACAGCGCGCACAGCAGCTCGTCACCGGTGAGGCCCTCGGGGTGACGGGCGAGCAGCACCAGGATCTCGCTGTGCCGACGGCTCAGGCGGACACTGCGTCCGCCGGTCACCAGCCGTGCCTCGTCCCGTCCGAGCGCGGTCAGCTCCGGCACGTCGGGCTGCGGCACCTCCGGGGCGAGGAGCGCGAGCTGGGACTCCGCGGCCCGCGCGACCGCCTGGACGAAGCCCAGGCTGTGCGGATGGGCGAGGCCGTTCCCGCCGGTGATGTCCACCGCCCCCAGCACCCGCCCGGTCCGCGGATCGTGCACCGGCGCGGCCGCACAGGTCCACGGCTGCACCCGCCGGATGAAGTGCTCGGCCGCGAACACCTGCACCGGCCGGTCCAGGGCGACCGCCGTGCCCGGCGCGTTCGTCCCGACGGCGCTCTCCGCCCACCGCGCCCCCGGCACGAAGTTCATCAGCCCCGCCTGCTTGCGCGTCGCCGCATGGCCCTCGACCCACAGCAGTCTGCCGTGCGCGTCGCACACCGCCAGCAGATGCTCCCCATCGGCGGCGAACGTGCCCATGAGCTCCCGGAACAGCGGCATCACCCGCGCCAGTGGATGCTCGGAACGGTAGCTGCCGAGATCACCGTCGGTCAGCTCCACACTCGCGGTGCCGTCGGGACCCACACCGGCCCGCGCCGAACGGCGCCAGGAGTCGGCCACGACCGCCCGCACCGGCCGCGGGACCGTCCCCGCCTCGGTGAACGTCTGGTGCGCCCGGCGCAGGATCCGTACCCGCTCGGCGGGGTCGGTTCCCGGTTCCAGGGCCACCCATGGATCGCTCGACAACTCGCCCTCCCGGAAGACGACACGGCTGGGGACATCGTCACTCCGGGTGTGCGGGGCGACAACCGTTTGGACGTCGTTCGCCCTTCACAGACCGTTGACGAGTCTCATGTAGCGCCCCCAGTCCCAGTGCGGACCGGGATCGGTGTGGTCGGTGCCCGGAACCTCGTAGTGGCCGATGATGTGCGCGCGGTCCCGGGGGATGCCGTGGCGCTCGCAGACCGAGGCCGTGAGCCGGGCGGACCGCTCGTAGAGCGCGTCGGTGAACGAGGCGGGCCGGTCCACCCATCCCTCGTGCTCGATGCCGACGCTGCGGGTGTTGTGGTCCCAGTTCCCCGCGTGCCAGGCGATGTCGGACTCCCGGACGCACTGCGCCACGTGACCGTCGGCCGAGCGGACCACGTAGTGCGCGGACACCCGCTTCTTCGGGTTCTGGAAGACGGCCAGGGTCTTGGCGAAGTCGGTCTGGGTGACGTGGACGACGACCAGGTCGACCGGATGGGACGCGGGGCGGTCGGCCGCCGTGTAGTTCGCGGAGGTCGCGGGCTGCCACTCCGCCGGCCGGTAGTCGACGGCCTGGGTCTGCGCACCGGCCGGTGGGTCCGGCAGCAGCGCGTACGGGACGGCCGCGAGCAGGGCGCCGCGCAGCAGCCGCCGTCTGGTGGGCAGGGGCATGGGTGGGGTCATGGCTGGGCTCTCCGTTCCGCGGAGGCCGACGGCCGCGCTCCGCGGGGATCACAGTACGGCGATCACCGGTCGGCCCGTGGGAGGCCGGGCAGTTCGGTGGACACAGGCCCTGGCTGTGGACAACTCGCTCACCCGAACGGGGAGTTCCGGTCCTGTGCGGGTGTCAGGAACCGTCCGCGGCCGCCGCCGCCGGATCGTCCAGCACCGCCCGGACCACCGAGTGCGCGGCCCCCAGCAACGGCCCCTCGGGGCCCAGCCGTGAGACCGAGACGGCACGGGCGGGGCCCGCGGTGCGCCGGGCGAGTTCGGCCTCCAGCGACGGCAGCAGCCACGGCGCGAGTCCGGCCAGCGCACCGCCGAGCACCACGCTCTCCGGATCCAGCAGATTGAGCGCGCCGGTCAGGGCGATACCGAGAGCCCTGCCCGCCTCGTGCAGGGCGAGCCGTACCTCGGGGTCGCCCTCCGCGGCCCGTCCCGCGAGGAGCCCGACCCGGTCTCCGCCCGGCTCCAGCCCGGCCGCGCGCAGCACCGCCTCCTCACCGGCGTACTGCTCCAGACAGCCCCGGCCGCCGCATCCGCACCGCGGCCCGTCGGGGTGGACCGGCACATGGCCCAGCTCGCCCGCGAAACCGCGGGTGCCGCGCAGCAGACTGCCGTCCACGACCACCGCGGCGCCGATGCCGATCTCGGCCGACACGTGCAGGAAGTTCTGCGGGGTGCGCTCGCCCAGCCAGAGTTCGGCCAGTCCGCCGAAGTTGGCCTCGTTGTCCACGGTCAGCGGCCACTCGCCGGGCAGCAGGGCGCCGAGATCGGTGTCGTGCCAGCCGAGGTTCGGCGCGCGGACGACCGTACGGCCGTCGCGGGCGATCAGCCCGGGGACGGCCACGGCGAGCCCGGCCGGCCACAGCCCCTCGCCCTCCGCCTCGGTGACGGCCTCCCGCAGCAGCCCGGTGAGCTCCTCGATCACCGGCTCGGGGGACCGCCCCCGGTTCGTCCCGTGCCGCACGGCACGGGCCCGTACCTCACCTCGTAGGTCGACGACGCACACCGCGAGGTGGTCGACGCCGACCTCGGCGCCCAGCCCCGCCGGGCCGCGTCCGCTGACCGCCAGCGCCGACCCGGGACGACCGACCCGGCCCGGTCGCTCCGGGCCGAGCTCCTCCAGCAGACCGGTGCGTATCAGCTCGTCGACGAGGGTCGACACCGCCGCCCGGGTCAGGCCGATGCGTGAGGCGACCGCCGCCCGGGACAGCGGGCCCTCGGCGCGAACGGCGTGCATCACCCGCGCCAGATTGCGCCGGCGCATGCCCTGCTGGGTGTCGGGCAGCGCGCGCCCCGGGCCGGTGGCGCGGGCCTCGTGCAGCGGTGCGGTCATGCCTCCGTCGATCCGTCTCGATTCATCGACAAGCCGATACGTCGATACAGCCAGCCGTACCTGTACTGCCGTACAGGTACAGCCGTACGGCGGTACCTCGCTCAGCCGGTGTGCGTGCTCCGCTCCAGCAGCGGGGCCGCGTCGGAGAGTACCCCGGCGATCCTCGCGAGCGTCGCCTGGTCCCGCTCCACGGCCTCCAGCACCGGCCCGCGCGCGGTGTTCCAGCGGCGGGCGACCGCGGCCGGGTCCTCGCCGGTCAGCAGCCCGGCCGCCTGTGCCGCCGCGCCCAGCGCGACGAGCTCCTTGGCCTCGGGGATCTGCACCGGCCGTCCCGACAGCCGCCGTACCGTCTGCTGCCAGGCCGCTCCCCGCGCACCGCCGCCGATCAGCAGCAGCGGGGCCGACGGGTCCGCGTCCTCGTCGAGAACCAGGTCGAGCGCGCCGAGCAGCGAGTGCACGGCACCGTCGTAGGCGGCCTGCAGGAGCTGCCCGGCCGTGGTGTCGTGGCGCAGGCCGTGCAGCAGACCCGAGGCGTTCGGCAGGTTCGGGGTGCGCTCGCCGTCCAGGTAGGGCAGGAGCGTGAGGTCCGCGGTGGGCTCCACGGCCTCCCGGTCCAGGCCCAGCAGGGCCGCGACGCGGTCCACGGCGAGCGTGCAGTTCAGGGTGCAGGCCAGCGGCAGCCAGTCGCCGTGGGCGTCCGCGAAGCCCGCGACGGTGCCGGTCGGGTCGGACGGCCGGTGCTTCGACACCGCGTACACCGTGCCCGAGGTGCCGAGGCTCAGCACCGGAGTGCCCGGGCGCAGCCCCAGCCCCAGCGCGGCCGCCGCGTTGTCGCCGGTGCCCGCGGCGACCAGGGTGCCCTTGGCGAACGGCAGGTCGTGGCTGTCGCGCACGGTGCCCGCGATCTCGCCGGGCCGCACCACGCGGGGCAGCAGCGCCGGGTCGAGACCCACGCGCGCGAGGATCTCCTCGTCGTAGCCCTCCGTCACCGACGCCCACCAGCCTGTGCCGGACGCGTCGCCCCGGTCGGTCGTGCCCTCACCGGTGAGGCGTTCGGTGAGGTAGTCGTGGGGGAGCCGTACCGCCTTCGTCGCGCGCAGGGCCTCCGGCTCGTTCTCGGCGAGCCACGCCCACTTCGTGACCGTGAAGGACGCGGCCGGGACGGACCCCGTGCGCTCCGCCCAGAACTTCGCCCCGCCGAGTTCCTCGGTCAGCCTGCGCGCCTGCGGGGCCGACCGCACGTCGTTCCACAGCAGCGCCGGGCGCACCGGCTCACCGTGCCCGTCCAGCGTGACCAGCCCGTGCTGCTGCCCGCCGATCGACACCGCGGCGGCCTCGCGCGCCGCGTCACCGCACTGGCGCAACGCCTCGTGCAGCGCGTCCCACCACTGGCGCGGGTCGCTCTCGCGGCCGGCGCCGGAGGACACCGTGTGCGGCGCCTGGCCGCTCGCGACGACCTCGCCGGTGCCCGCGTCGACGACCAGCGCCTTCGTGGACTGGGTGGACGAGTCCACGCCGACGACGAGCGGACCCTCGGCTGCTGACATCGGGCTCTCCCTCAAGTTTTTCCGCGGCTCTGCGGGATCTGTCTTCCCAGAGATGCGTTGGCATACTAATTTGTAAACGGCCATGACGAAATAGTTCGCCACCGACCGCCCGAGAGTCAGCACAGCAAGGAGCCGCGGCAATGAGCTACCAGCCCACCCCCGAGGACAGGTTCACCTTCGGCCTGTGGACCGTCGGCTGGCAGGGAAGGGACCCGTTCGGCGACGCCACCCGGCGCGCCCTCGACCCGGTCGAGACGGTGACACGCCTGGCCGAGCTGGGCGCCTACGGCGTGACCTTCCACGACGACGACCTGATCCCGTTCGGGTCCTCCGACAGCGAGCGCGAGGAGCACGTCAAGCGCTTCCGCCAGGCACTGGACACCACCGGCATGACCGTGCCGATGGCCACCACCAACCTCTTCACGCACCCCGTCTTCAAGGACGGCGCGTTCACCGCGAACGACCGTGACGTGCGCCGCTACGCCCTGCGCAAGACGATCCGCAACATCGACCTGGCCGTCGAGCTCGGCGCGAAGATCTACGTCGCCTGGGGCGGCCGTGAGGGCGCGGAGTCCGGTGCCGCCAAGGACGTACGAGTCGCCCTCGACCGTATGAAGGAGGCCTTCGACCTCCTCGGCGAGTACGTCACCTCCCAGGGCTACGACCTGCGCTTCGCCCTCGAGCCCAAGCCGAACGAGCCGCGCGGCGACATCCTGCTCCCCACCGTCGGCCACGCGCTCGCCTTCATCGACCGCCTGGAGCGCCCCGAGCTCTACGGCGTCAACCCCGAGGTCGGCCACGAGCAGATGGCGGGGCTGAACTTCCCGCACGGCATCGCGCAGGCGCTGTGGGCGGGCAAGCTCTTCCACATCGACCTCAACGGCCAGTCCGGCATCAAGTACGACCAGGACCTGCGCTTCGGCGCCGGTGATCTGCGCTCCGCGTTCTGGCTGGTCGACCTGCTGGAGAGCGCCGGCTACGCGGGCCCGAAGCACTTCGACTTCAAGCCGCCGCGCACCGAGGACCTCGACGGCGTGTGGGCGTCCGCCGCGGGCTGCATGCGCAACTACCTGATCCTCAAGGAGCGTGCCGCCGCGTTCCGTGCCGACCCGGAGGTCCAGGAGGCCCTGCGCGCCTCCCGCCTCGACGAGCTCGCCCAGGCCACCGCCGCCGACGGCCTGCAGAGCCTGCTCGCCGACCGCACCGCCTTCGAGGACTTCGACGCGGACGCGGCCGCCGCCCGCGGCATGGCCTTCGAGCGGCTCGACCAGCTCGCGATGGACCACCTGCTGGGCGCCCGCGGCTGACGAGCCCCGGGGGACCGGGACCTCCGTACGGAATACGCCGGAATCATGCCCTCCACGGCATGAGCCGGTATCAACTTCCATGCGGAGGTCGTCCCGCGTCCCGTTCGCGGGGACGCTGGACGTATGGCCACGCCCCCCGTACCGCCCCACCCGCCAGGACCGCCGGGCGACACGCCCCCGTACGGCGGCTTCGGACCGCCCGACCCCGGCTACGGCACCGGCGGCCCCCGCCGACGGCGCCGTAGCCCCCTGTTCGCCGTGCTCGTGCTGCTCGTCGCCGCCGCCGCCGTGTTCGCCGTCGTGCTGATGGCCTCGTCCGGCGACGACTCATCGGACGACAAGCCGACCGGCGGCAACAGCACCGGAGCCACACCCGCTCCGTCGATCAGCCTCCCGGTGGACCTGCCCAGCGAGCTGCCGTCGCAGCTTCCGAGCACCCTGCCCACCGAGATACCGAGCGATCTGGAGTCGCTGTTGCCGTCCGTCACTGCGCTGCTGCCCTAGAGGGACGCGCGCGGGGAGGGACGCAAGGCTCCACGCGTGCGTGGGCCGTCAGACTCCCCGCGGCAGCCGCACGTAGGTCACGGTCGTCTCGACGCCGCTGTCCACCAGCCGGCCCTGCGCGTCGAAGGCGCCCGCCCCGTCCGTCATCCCGAAGTCGTTGTCGTTGATCAGGGCGAGCGTGTCGTGGTCCACGCGCGCGACGCCCTCGATCTTCCCGGGCACCCCCTCGACCGTGCCCAGGTCGACCACCAGCCGCTTGGACAGCACCGGGACCCCGGAGGCCGCCGGGTCGTCCAACTGCTCCAGCGACGGTGAGGTCGTGTCGTCGTCCCAGCGGCTGCCCAGGATGTTCGCGCCGCGCCCGAGCCGCACGACCTGGAGCCGGGCGGCCTTGTCCGTCCGCTCCTCGACCAGCAGCCGGTCGCCGCCCACCGCGACCACGGAGGAGATCTTGAGCTCGGAGGTGTCGTCCTCGCTCGGGTCGACCACGTTCACCGGGTCGAAGCGGTAGGCGTACTCGGCGGTGACCGCCTTCTTCCTGGGCGAGAACCGCAGCAGCCGGGTCGTCAGCGATGCCTCGCCGGTCCCCGTGTCCGGCAGCGAGAGGGGACTCTGCACGGCCAGCACCAGGTCCCCGCAGGGCAACTGGGCCAGGCCCTCGAAACCACGGTTGACCTTCCGGTGCAGCAGCACCGACGGCAGCGCCTCCACCACCGGGTAGTCCGCGCCCTCGAGGTGCAGCCCCTCGGGGACATGGCGGCTCAGCACCTTCCCGCGCGCGGAGACGTGCACCAGAGAGGGGCCGTACTCGTCGACGAGCCAGAAACTCCCGTCCGCCGCCCGCACGATGCCCTCGGTGTCCAGCCCGTTCGGGTTGTACGACAGGGGCGTGCGGGCGTCGTAGGTGTACGGCGCCTCGTCGCGGCCCTCCTGGTTCGACAGACCGGTGACGGGCTTCCCGGAGGAGGTGGTGATCGGGACGGCGTCCAGCACCTTCACCGTGTCCCCGGTCACCCGGATCCGCACGATCGCCGGATCGAAGCCCGGGACGGGGAACGTGCGGCGCTTCTTCCCGTCGATCTTGATCTGGCCGTTGGGCCCGCGGTCCGTGACCGTCCAGAACTCGCCCGCGCGGCCCGCCGGGTACAGGTCGCTGCCGATGCCGCCGAGGTCCACACCGCGGTCGTCGTCCACGGTGCCGGGCAGCAGGCCGTTGCTGAACGCCCCCAGCGGGATGTCCCCGAGCGTGGCGGTCCGCGTCACGCGCGCCTGCCCCGAGGCGGTTCCCGCGGACGCCGGGCCGGCCATGACGAGGGCGGCCAGCACGGCGAGCGGTAGGCCCGCCGCGACGGAGCGGTGGACGCGGCGCCGGCCGGTGGAGTGCGGGGACATCAAGCCTCCTGGTGTGCAAGTTCGTTGACAGCGGCCAGAGTTGGCGCGCCCGCCGAACGGGACGCGACGTTCCGGTGAACGCGGGGCGTCGGCCGCCCGGCGAGCCGACACCCCCCACCCGCTCCGAGCTCGGGAAAGCGCTTCCCCGGCTCGGACGACGTCACCGCGGCTCGGACGACGTCTCCGCGGCTCGGACGACGTCTCCCCGGCTCAGGGCGGCGCTTGCTCACCGGGCTCGGACAGGCGTTTCCTCGCCGTCGGACCGGGCCGCGGCCAGCGCCGTCGCCGGGTCCCGCGCCGCCTGCCCCGCCGGCACCCAGCGGCCGCCCTCCTTGCGATACGGCCACCACCCACCGTCCCGTCCCAGCCGGAGCTGACCGGATTCCCCGACGACCGTCCACCGGTTGCCCCGCGCCCGCAGCGCCGGTCGCTCGTCCTCCTCCCAGGCCGACTCCAGCGCGGCACGCGCGCGTGCGAGGGCCTCGCCCTCCACCGGCCACTCCTCCTCCAGGACCGCCAGGGCGGCGGAGCCTCCGTACCGCCAGGCCCGCACGGCCCGCGCCAACTGGTCCCGGCCCCGCCCCGACCCGGCGGCGAGCCGCTCGGTCACCGCGCCGCTTTCCACCACCTCCGAGCCGGCCCCGGCGGCCAGCCGCACCGCGTCCTGAGCGACCGTCCACCGCTCTGCCGGGGACAGCGGTCCGACACCGCCGCCCAGGGCCTCCGCGAGCCGCAGACGGGCGGCGGAAGCCGTCCTGGCGGCCAGGAACCGCAGAGCCACCGGATCCACTCCGGGCGGCGGCGGGACGTCCGTGTCCCACACGGGCGGAACGCCCGGCTCCGACGGCGGTCCGGGCAGGGCGGGCAGCGGCGGCAGGACGTCCCCCGCGGCGTACGCCTCGGCCGCGTCCACGCCCTCCGGTTCGGCGGGTTCCGCCACGGCGGGCGCGGCCACCCCACGGGCCTGCAGATCCTCCAGCACGGCCCGCTCGGCGCGTCCCCGGATCAGCAGCAGGAGGAACGGATCCTGGTCGAGCAGCCGCGCCACCTGGTAGCAGAGCGCCGCCGTGTGACCGCAGTGGTCCCACGCGCCGCAGTCGCACGCGGCCTCCAGCTCGCCGAGCCCCGGCAGCAGAGCGACACCGGCCGTCTCCGCGTCCTCGACCAGATGCGGCGGCATCTCGCGGTCGAGCAGCGCGGCGACATGCGCCGACCGCTCGGCCGCCAGGTCGAGAAAACGGTCCCACTCGGTGTCCGGGAGCTGCCCGAGCAGCACATCGGCCCGATGCGCCGTGCGGTCGCGATCCTGTACGACGGCCGTGATGCGCCCCGGCCGCACCGACACCGCTCCCACGGCGCCCGCCCGCGCCAGCCTGCGCCCCGTCCGCACCTGCTCGGAGTCCAGCGCGCCGTCCTCCAGGGCGGCC
It includes:
- a CDS encoding esterase-like activity of phytase family protein — translated: MSPHSTGRRRVHRSVAAGLPLAVLAALVMAGPASAGTASGQARVTRTATLGDIPLGAFSNGLLPGTVDDDRGVDLGGIGSDLYPAGRAGEFWTVTDRGPNGQIKIDGKKRRTFPVPGFDPAIVRIRVTGDTVKVLDAVPITTSSGKPVTGLSNQEGRDEAPYTYDARTPLSYNPNGLDTEGIVRAADGSFWLVDEYGPSLVHVSARGKVLSRHVPEGLHLEGADYPVVEALPSVLLHRKVNRGFEGLAQLPCGDLVLAVQSPLSLPDTGTGEASLTTRLLRFSPRKKAVTAEYAYRFDPVNVVDPSEDDTSELKISSVVAVGGDRLLVEERTDKAARLQVVRLGRGANILGSRWDDDTTSPSLEQLDDPAASGVPVLSKRLVVDLGTVEGVPGKIEGVARVDHDTLALINDNDFGMTDGAGAFDAQGRLVDSGVETTVTYVRLPRGV
- a CDS encoding SWF or SNF family helicase, with the protein product MNGFDDDLERTFAALPPAQGRGFAQSWWGRAWLAALEDGALDSEQVRTGRRLARAGAVGAVSVRPGRITAVVQDRDRTAHRADVLLGQLPDTEWDRFLDLAAERSAHVAALLDREMPPHLVEDAETAGVALLPGLGELEAACDCGAWDHCGHTAALCYQVARLLDQDPFLLLLIRGRAERAVLEDLQARGVAAPAVAEPAEPEGVDAAEAYAAGDVLPPLPALPGPPSEPGVPPVWDTDVPPPPGVDPVALRFLAARTASAARLRLAEALGGGVGPLSPAERWTVAQDAVRLAAGAGSEVVESGAVTERLAAGSGRGRDQLARAVRAWRYGGSAALAVLEEEWPVEGEALARARAALESAWEEDERPALRARGNRWTVVGESGQLRLGRDGGWWPYRKEGGRWVPAGQAARDPATALAAARSDGEETPVRAR